Genomic DNA from Clostridia bacterium:
GGTAAGGCCTTTGGCTTCAATTACTTGCCCGAAACTCTCCTTCACGCCCTCCAAAAAGCCCACCTCAACATCCCTCCGCTTTATTCAAGTAAACTAAAAACCCCGTCTCCAAGGAGCGGGGTCTGGCCTAGAAGCCATAATGTCTAGCTTATAACTAGCCCCCTCCTTTTCAAAATCCGGAAGGCACACCCGTTTCCAGGCATACCCCGTGAGCTCAAGGCCCAGACCAACCAGCCGTGAGCTAGCGCTGGCTTGATCGCTAGCTGGTAGGCTGATAGGCTCGGAGGATACGAATCTCTTATGCTGTTTTTGCCATGGTCAACAATTCCACTGCTCACTAATCACCGTTGCTGCTCTTGGCTAGGTAATCCTCAATGGCTTTATGCAAAGCCTCTGCCCCTAGATTGGAGCAGTGGATCTTGGGGTCAGGCAATCCACCCAGGGCCACAATTATGTCCATGTCGGTGAGCTTAAGAGCTTCTTCTAGCTTAAGGCCCTTGGCTAAATCGGTAAGAATGCTGCTGGTAGCGATGGCTGCAGGACAACCGAAGACCTGAAATTTTACATCAGTTAGAACACCATCGTCCACCTTGATGTAGATTTTTAGGTAATCGCCGCAGCTGGGATCACCGACCAGACCTACGCCGTCAGCGTCCGGGATCTCACCAACATTGTGAGGGTTGAT
This window encodes:
- a CDS encoding iron-sulfur cluster assembly scaffold protein produces the protein MYSQKILEHFINPHNVGEIPDADGVGLVGDPSCGDYLKIYIKVDDGVLTDVKFQVFGCPAAIATSSILTDLAKGLKLEEALKLTDMDIIVALGGLPDPKIHCSNLGAEALHKAIEDYLAKSSNGD